A genomic window from Punica granatum isolate Tunisia-2019 chromosome 2, ASM765513v2, whole genome shotgun sequence includes:
- the LOC116193856 gene encoding TMV resistance protein N-like, whose product MREIEQSKICIHIFSKNYASSKWCLREVAEIMKLKDETKHVIISIFLDITPDEVKYQTGSYAKAFTQHEKNYDFETVQEWRNALQEVVKLKGFELKKEANGNEGKFIKKVLVRVLNCLKKPYLGVTDILVGVDDHVEAVKTLLELGKEGVQIVGIWGMGGIGKTTLAKVVYNQLLEKFESSCFLNDIRETSSQHKGLQYLQSKLLSDILNCKCEDFANTNEGTQELKNRLRGKKAIILLDDVDQVDQLKALAGDLAWFSPESRIIVTTREKTVLDLFRIKNIYEHTLLSEYQAFRLFCKHAFITGLPTPDFVYLSWDIVRTTGGHPLTLEVIGSSLSLENGRKDIWQGALEKLKKIPPSNVQEKLRLSYNGLDQEQQEIFLNIACSFIGTDARIACEISPKVGIEILLFKSLIRITDNGKLWMHDLLRDLGREIRMTKVEAISLEGYQFRSEDLCFKDDQFKNLPILRILLLDKANLSGNFERILLNLRWLSWHFCNFSPTLPTNLNLKNLIVLDLSRSMVSEDWAGWSLMKLKVLDLTECNHLTRTPGFSEFPALERLILRNCRNLVSVDPSIELLSALVSIDIRDCTKLEHLPQLGSMDALTELLVDGTSIQELPILRGTDKLGNLEALGAN is encoded by the exons ATGAGGGAAATCGAGCAGTCAAAAATCTGCATACATATCTTCTCAAAGAACTACGCTTCGAGTAAGTGGTGTCTCAGGGAGGTGGCGGAGATTATGAAGCTCAAGGATGAGACGAAGCACGTGATCATATCCATTTTCTTAGACATCACGCCAGATGAAGTTAAGTACCAGACAGGGAGTTATGCTAAAGCCTTTACCCAGCACGAGAAAAACTACGACTTCGAGACTGTTCAGGAGTGGAGGAATGCTCTCCAAGAGGTTGTGAAACTGAAAGGGTTTGAACTCAAGAAAGAGGCAAACGG GAATGAGGGAAAGTTCATTAAAAAGGTGCTTGTAAGGGTTCTTAACTGTCTGAAGAAACCTTATCTAGGTGTCACTGATATCTTGGTAGGAGTCGATGATCATGTCGAAGCTGTCAAGACATTGCTGGAGCTTGGAAAGGAAGGTGTTCAAATTGTTGGAATATGGGGCATGGGTGGAATTGGGAAAACAACTCTTGCAAAAGTTGTCTACAACCAACTGTTGGAGAAATTTGAATCCTCTTGCTTCCTCAATGACATTAGGGAAACATCCTCACAGCACAAGGGTCTTCAGTACTTGCAAAGCAAGCTACTATCCGACATCTTAAATTGTAAGTGTGAAGACTTTGCAAATACGAATGAAGGAACCCAGGAGCTCAAGAACAGGCTCCGTGGAAAGAAAGCAATCATTCTTTTGGATGATGTTGACCAAGTTGATCAACTCAAGGCTCTAGCTGGGGATCTTGCTTGGTTTAGTCCAGAAAGCAGGATTATAGTTACAACCAGAGAAAAGACAGTTCTAGATCTATTTCGAATAAAGAATATCTATGAACACACTCTACTGAGTGAATATCAAGCTTTTAGACTCTTCTGCAAGCATGCATTTATAACAGGCTTACCGACACCTGATTTTGTTTACTTGTCTTGGGATATTGTGAGGACAACTGGAGGTCACCCCTTGACTCTTGAGGTAATAGGTTCTAGTTTATCTTTGGAAAACGGGCGCAAGGATATATGGCAAGGAGCACTGgagaaattgaagaagatACCCCCTAGCAATGTCCAAGAAAAGTTGAGGTTAAGTTATAATGGCTTAGATCAGGAGCAGCAGGAGATATTTCTTAATATTGCATGTTCCTTCATCGGCACAGATGCTAGAATTGCATGTGAGATTTCCCCAAAAGTTGGAATTGAGATCCTTCTCTTTAAGTCATTGATTAGAATAACAGATAACGGTAAGTTATGGATGCACGACCTTCTCAGAGACCTTGGTAGGGAAATT AGGATGACAAAAGTTGAAGCCATCAGTCTAGAAGGATATCAGTTCCGCTCGGAAGATCTCTGCTTTAAGGATGATCAGTTTAAGAATCTACCGATCTTGAGGATCCTTCTGTTAGATAAAGCTAATCTCAGTGGAAATTTTGAGCGTATTCTCCTGAACCTGCGGTGGCTGAGTTGGCACTTCTGCAACTTCAGTCCTACGCTGCCGACCAATCTAAATCTGAAGAACCTAATTGTCCTCGATCTATCGAGGAGCATGGTCAGTGAGGATTGGGCCGGCTGGAGCTTGATGAAG CTAAAAGTTCTTGATCTTACAGAATGCAACCATCTAACAAGAACACCCGGTTTCTCAGAATTTCCAGCTTTAGAGAGACTGATTCTTCGAAATTGTCGCAACTTGGTCTCCGTTGATCCATCAATAGAGCTACTTAGCGCTCTAGTCTCCATAGACATAAGGGACTGCACGAAACTCGAACATTTGCCTCAGTTGGGTTCAATGGACGCACTGACTGAGCTTCTGGTTGATGGAACCTCTATACAGGAATTACCTATACTGAGAGGTACAGACAAGCTGGGGAATCTGGAGGCCCTCGGCGCCAACTGA
- the LOC116196658 gene encoding TMV resistance protein N-like: protein MEMATTKLDRLYPQVNAEAGHEYEVFLSFRGPDNRNEFTDNLYHRLKDAGVQTFRDDEELRVGEEIGPELMRAIKQSKISIPIFSKGYASSKWCLKEVAEMMKHKDETKHMILPIFLDITPDEVQHQTGNFGEAFAQHKEKYNFKTVQEWRDALQKVVKLKGLELEKEANGKHGVFIKKVLARVLISLKKASLDVNDILVGIDHHVEAIKTTLQEVNEAVVQIVGIWGMGGIGKTTLAKVVYNQLVGQFNYFCFLDDIRETSSQPKGLQYLQSKLLSDILKCEREEFANTDEGTKQLKYRLRHKKAIILLDDVDRVDQLKALAGDLAWFGLGSRIIITTREKKVLDLFHVSDIYELALMGEGQAFELFCRHAFIKGSPTPDLFGLSWDIVRTTGRLPLALEVIGSSLSTSSGRKEIWQDTLKQLKKKPHMKVRDTLRISYDGLDREQQEIFVDIACFFIGTDARIVKPMWADSDFFPEVGIEILLLKSLIKITGDSKLWMHDQLRDLGREIVEQENYKEPRLRSRLWHSEVAMLVLERQPWEGMTKVEAISLEGYQFRSEDHCIEGDQFTHLTNLRILQLGEASLCGNFKRLLPDLRWLNWQFCNSNPMPPTNLDLKNLIVLNLSRSMVSEDWAGWSLMKVAAKLKVLDLTECRHLTRTPGFPAFPALERLILRSCHNLVSFDPSIGRLSALVSLDIRGCTKLNYLPQLGSALTELLVDHKVFLSSRGMDTRK, encoded by the exons GTCAATGCTGAAGCTGGACATGAGTATGAAGTGTTTTTGAGCTTCAGGGGACCAGACAATCGCAATGAGTTCACTGACAACCTATATCATCGTCTGAAAGATGCAGGAGTACAAACCTTCAGGGATGATGAAGAGCTCCGTGTCGGAGAAGAGATCGGGCCTGAGCTCATGAGGGCAATAAAGCAGTCAAAAATCTCCATACCCATCTTCTCAAAGGGCTATGCTTCGAGTAAGTGGTGTCTCAAGGAGGTGGCGGAGATGATGAAGCACAAGGATGAGACGAAGCACATGATCCTGCCCATTTTCTTAGACATTACGCCAGATGAAGTTCAGCACCAAACTGGGAATTTTGGTGAAGCCTTTGCCCAGCACAAGGAAAAGTACAACTTCAAGACTGTTCAGGAGTGGAGGGATGCTCTCCAAAAGGTTGTGAAACTGAAAGGGTTGGAACTCGAGAAAGAGGCAAATGG GAAACATGGAGTATTCATTAAAAAGGTGCTTGCAAGGGTTCTCATCAGTTTGAAGAAGGCTTCTTTGGATGTCAATGACATCTTGGTTGGAATCGATCACCATGTCGAAGCTATCAAGACGACATTGCAGGAGGTTAATGAAGCAGTTGTTCAAATTGTTGGCATATGGGGCATGGGCGGTATTGGGAAAACAACTCTTGCAAAAGTTGTCTACAACCAACTGGTGGgtcaatttaattatttttgcttCCTTGATGACATTCGAGAAACATCCTCACAGCCCAAGGGTCTTCAGTACTTGCAAAGCAAGCTACTTTCCGACATCTTAAAATGTGAGCGTGAAGAGTTCGCGAATACGGATGAAGGAACCAAGCAACTCAAGTACAGGCTCCGTCACAAGAAAGCGATCATTCTTTTGGATGATGTCGATCGAGTCGACCAACTCAAGGCTTTAGCTGGGGATCTTGCTTGGTTTGGTCTAGGAAGCAGGATCATTATTACAACCCGAGAAAAGAAAGTTCTAGATCTATTTCATGTAAGTGATATTTATGAACTCGCACTAATGGGTGAAGGTCAAGCTTTTGAACTCTTCTGCAGGCATGCATTTATAAAAGGCTCGCCGACACCTGACTTATTTGGCTTGTCCTGGGATATCGTGAGGACAACTGGAAGGCTCCCTCTGGCTCTTGAGGTAATAGGCTCTTCTTTATCTACAAGCAGTGGGCGCAAGGAGATATGGCAAGATACACTGAAGCAGTTGAAGAAGAAACCCCATATGAAGGTCCGAGATACGTTGAGGATAAGTTATGATGGCTTGGATCGTGAGCAGCAGGAAATATTTGTGGATATTGCATGTTTCTTCATTGGAACAGATGCTAGAATAGTAAAACCCATGTGGGCTGATAGTGATTTTTTCCCTGAAGTTGGAATTGAGATCCTTCTCTTGAAGTCACTAATCAAAATCACAGGTGACAGTAAGCTATGGATGCATGACCAACTCAGAGACCTTGGCAGGGAAATTGTGGAACAGGAAAACTATAAAGAGCCACGGTTGCGTAGTAGATTGTGGCACAGTGAAGTGGCGATGCTTGTATTAGAGAGACAGCCATGGGAG GGGATGACAAAAGTTGAGGCCATCAGTCTAGAAGGATATCAGTTCCGCTCGGAAGATCACTGCATTGAGGGTGATCAGTTCACGCATCTAACAAATTTGAGGATCCTTCAGCTAGGAGAGGCAAGTCTTTGTGGAAATTTCAAGCGTCTTCTACCGGATTTGCGGTGGCTAAATTGGCAATTCTGCAACTCCAATCCTATGCCACCAACCAATTTAGATCTGAAGAACCTAATTGTCCTCAATCTATCGAGGAGCATGGTCAGTGAGGATTGGGCCGGCTGGAGCTTGATGAAG GTAGCCGCGAAGCTAAAAGTTCTTGATCTTACAGAATGCAGGCATCTAACAAGAACACCCGGTTTCCCAGCATTTCCAGCTTTAGAGAGACTGATTCTTCGATCTTGTCACAACTTGGTCTCCTTTGATCCATCAATAGGGCGACTTAGCGCTCTAGTCTCCTTAGACATAAGGGGCTGCACGAAACTCAATTATTTGCCTCAGCTGGGTTCCGCACTGACTGAGCTTCTGGTTGATCATAAAGTTTTTTTGAGTTCCAGGGGAATGGACACTCGCAAATGA